The following proteins are encoded in a genomic region of Sesamum indicum cultivar Zhongzhi No. 13 linkage group LG8, S_indicum_v1.0, whole genome shotgun sequence:
- the LOC105169140 gene encoding probable kinetochore protein NUF2, which produces MSKFEYPRLPRHEILAALADSQIATLSEADLLRPDPDLIFNLYTQIFLLIDTLQEDQGQMEFGALELLENPDHHMHSVQVMNLYNKIRELVAAVNCPKAFTPKDLIKPETERTELFLSALLNFYIYRETKLDLLKPIGDDLNLFEERELAAKDRMSQLNAEIAECEELREREVPLVQEVNSKVKELHQTVSGLNKHQMTLKTSIKQLKEKAKEMDEKISEAEFALVQSVQENANLRSKIVQSPDKLQRALEEKKLVQIETKNAERAAVQAFQDKTTILEAYAKACKKMSKHFAQMQAVQEQVNSAKSVDKDVKVLKSKLSDEGVLIKSLEAKVVELQSIADQLKEFRRQLEKETALKHEEVTKELNNVKLEVGSKRKALEVRHRQVESVVSEADAIISKKNIVKEEGEATMQELGSKCEEIVAEFNNYSKLISNSVAETEAD; this is translated from the exons ATGTCGAAGTTTGAGTACCCGAGACTTCCTCGGCACGAGATCCTTGCTGCGCTGGCGGACTCCCAAATCGCCACCCTGTCGGAGGCGGATCTCCTCCGCCCAGACCCAGACCTTATCTTCAACCTCTACACCCAAAttttcctcctcatagacaCACTTCA GGAGGACCAGGGGCAGATGGAGTTCGGGGCGCTGGAACTCCTTGAAAACCCGGATCATCACATGCACTCAGTTCAGGTCATGAATTTGTACAACAAAATCCGAGAGCTTGTCGCTGCCGTCAATTGCCCCAAGGCTTTCACTCCGAAAGACTTGATAAAGCCGGAGACTGAACGCACGGAACTCTTTCTCAGCGCCCTTCTCAATTTTTACATCTACAg AGAGACAAAATTAGATCTATTGAAGCCTATTGGGGATGATTTGAATCTTTTTGAGGAGCGAGAACTAGCTGCTAAAGATAGAATGTCCCAG TTGAATGCGGAGATAGCAGAGTGTGAAGAGTTGAGAGAGAGGGAGGTGCCGCTTGTCCAAGAAGTAAATTCAAAAGTCAAGGAACTTCATCAGACTGTTTCAGGTCTTAACAAGCATCAAATGACCTTGAAGACTTCAATTAAGCAATTGAAGGAGAAAGCTAAAGAAATGGATGAGAAG ATATCTGAAGCAGAATTCGCGTTAGTCCAAAGTGTCCAAGAAAATGCCAATTTACGGTCCAAAATTGTCCAGTCACCAGACAAGCTTCAG AGGGCTCTGGAGGAGAAAAAGTTGGTGCAAATTGAGACAAAGAATGCTGAAAGAGCTGCAGTACAAGCTTTCCAGGATAAAACCACCATACTTGAGGCATATGCTAAG GCTTGCAAGAAAATGTCTAAACACTTCGCTCAGATGCAAGCAGTACAAGAGCAG GTAAATTCTGCGAAGTCAGTTGATAAAGATGTTAAAGTCCTCAAAAGCAAACTCAGTGATGAAGGAGTTTTGATTAAGTCACTCGAAGCAAAAGTTGTGGAGCTACAATCAATAG CGGACCAGTTAAAAGAGTTTAGAAGACAGTTGGAGAAAGAGACAGCTCTCAAGCATGAGGAGGTGACCAAAGagttaaataatgtaaaattagaAGTGGGATCAAAGAGGAAGGCGTTAGAAGTGAGGCATAGACAGGTGGAATCTGTGGTTTCAGAG GCGGATGctataatttcaaagaaaaatattgtaaaggAGGAGGGAGAAGCCACAATGCAAGAATTAGGCAGTAAATGTGAAGAAATTGTGGCTGAG TTCAATAACTACTCAAAATTGATAAGCAATTCGGTGGCGGAGACCGAGGCAGACTAA
- the LOC105169425 gene encoding glutelin type-A 3, translating to MDFNLSPQPADTTVYEGDAGGYYSWTGAKSPAIPQAKVAAGKLVLRPRGFALPHYADTFKIGYVAQGTCIVGLVFPNDPQEKVLIINKGDAIPVQMGAISWWFNGGDSDFTIIFLGESSQSYSPGQFDYFFLTGPIGVLATFSPEFITKIFHLKESETETLVHSQANPLLVKLDKGINMPNQSNCDTREYVFNLDDLISSGVNYAEITAENFPLLEKIGLSASLVRLESHSILNPYYNVNGSQIIYVLKGSGRVQIMGLNGTRVLDADVQEDQAFVVPKFFAATQLAGEHGMEFFCLSTSSRPIVGQLAGKESAWKALSSPVLQAALNVSQEFVAFFKSKINL from the exons GATTCCCCAGGCCAAGGTCGCCGCCGGAAAACTGGTTTTGCGTCCGCGCGGCTTTGCTCTGCCGCACTACGCAGACACTTTTAAGATCGGTTATGTTGCCCAAG GTACATGCATAGTAGGACTTGTCTTTCCAAATGACCCACAAGAGAAAGTCCTGATAATCAACAAAGGGGACGCCATTCCGGTGCAAATGGGGGCTATTTCCTGGTGGTTCAACGGTGGTGATTCCGATTTcaccataatatttttaggtgAGAGTAGCCAATCCTACAGTCCAGGCCAATTCGACTACTTTTTCCTGACAGGGCCCATCGGTGTTCTGGCAACATTTTCTCCTgaatttattactaaaatatttcacTTGAAAGAGTCGGAAACGGAGACGCTAGTACACAGCCAAGCTAATCCGTTGCTTGTCAAGCTTGataaaggaataaatatgCCCAATCAATCCAATTGCGACACTAGAGAATATGTTTTcaatttggatgatttaatttCTTCTGGAGTCAATTATGCTGAAATAACTGCCGAAAATTTTCCTCTGCTTGAAAAAATTGGGCTTAGTGCTAGCCTGGTGAGGCTAGAATCTCACTCTATCCTAAACCCGTATTATAATGTGAACGGATCTCAAATCATTTATGTCCTAAAAGGCAGTGGTCGGGTTCAAATCATGGGCCTTAATGGTACCCGAGTCTTGGATGCCGACGTGCAAGAAGATCAGGCATTCGTGGTGCCAAAGTTCTTCGCAGCAACTCAATTAGCCGGTGAACATGGAATGGAATTCTTTTGTCTTTCCACGTCTTCAAG GCCGATAGTAGGGCAATTGGCTGGAAAAGAATCGGCTTGGAAAGCTTTATCGTCGCCCGTCCTCCAAGCTGCACTTAATGTATCTCAAGAATTCGTAGCATTTTTCAAAtcgaaaattaatttataa